CATAAAGCGAATTGAGAGGAATCTTGATTATGGCAAAAAAGGTTAGAGTAAAAAATCTGTGCAAATCCTTCGGCAATACGGAGGTTTTAAAGGGCATGGATCTGGAAGTCTCCGAGGGCGAGGTCGTTTGTCTTATAGGCCCTTCGGGTTCGGGCAAATCAACTTTTCTGAGATGCTTAAATCAGCTTGAAATGCCCACTTCCGGTGAAATTGAAATCGACGGTTATCTTATAACCGATAAACATACGAATATAAATAAGGTACGCGAGAATATCGGCATGGTGTTTCAGCAGTTCAATCTTTTTCATCATCTAACGGCGAAGAAGAACATCATGATGGCGCCTATCGACAGAAAGAAGCTTTCAAAGAAGGAAGCGGAAGAAAAGGCGCTTGAGCTTTTAAAAAGGG
The window above is part of the Clostridia bacterium genome. Proteins encoded here:
- a CDS encoding amino acid ABC transporter ATP-binding protein, with amino-acid sequence MAKKVRVKNLCKSFGNTEVLKGMDLEVSEGEVVCLIGPSGSGKSTFLRCLNQLEMPTSGEIEIDGYLITDKHTNINKVRENIGMVFQQFNLFHHLTAKKNIMMAPIDRKKLSKKEAEEKALELLKRVGLSDKADSYPRQLSGGQQQRVAIARALAMNPDIMLFDEPTSALDPEMVGGVLQVMKELAAAGMTMIVVTHEMGFARDVADRIVFMSDGYIVEEGPPSEIFTNPKEPRTRDFLNHVL